The following DNA comes from Candidatus Thermoplasmatota archaeon.
GTAGATCTTTCCAATCTTTTTCTGTGAATTTCTCTATACCAAATTCATCACGTAGTCTAGCATAGTCTTGGTATGTTGTTGAGCTCCATGGGTCTATCTTCATTTTTATCTAAAAACCTTAAACAGTCATTGTTTCAAAAACTTACCGTTCTCCAAAAATATTAGTTTGATTTTTTACGCTGAGGGGGAGATTTGAACTCCCGTTCCCCAAAAAGGAGAACCGGCTCTCAAGGCCGGCGCGTTAGGCCGAACTTTGCTACCTCAGCATAGCAAAAGCTAAGAGGTGTAAGTACAAATGGATAAAAAGAGTTTTTGTCTTACTTTTTATGATCTTAAAACAATCTCTATATTTACCCCATCAGGGACCTGTATTCTCATAAGCTGACGGAGCGCCCTATCACTAGCATCAAGGTCAATTAGACGCTTGTGAATCCTCATCTCCCAATGATCCCAAGTCTCTGTTCCTTCTCCATCAGGGGATTTCCTACAAGGGACCTTAAGATGTTTGGTAGGTAATGGAACTGGGCCGCTCAAAGCAACACCAGTGCGTTCAGCGATCATTTTAATCTGGTTACAAACCTCCTCAAGTTTTTTAGCATCAGTGCTTACGAGTGATATCCTTGCTTTTTGCGCCATCAGTTTAAACTCCGGTTATCCTTTTTTTGTTTTGTTCCTCCCCCTAAAAAATAAAATAAAAGAGGAAGAAAAGCTGTTTACTTAGCTTCTTCCACATCAATACAGATACCAGCAGCTACTGTTTGCCCCATATCCCTGATAGCGAATCTACCAAGTTGTGGTATTTTCTTTGATGGCTCAATAACCATCGGGCGGGTTGGAACAACCTTTACTATTGCTGCGTCACCTGTTTTGATGAAATCCGGGTTTTCCTCTTTAACCTGACCTGTTTTTGGATCGAGTTTCTTTTGTATCTCTTCTATTCTACAGGCAACCTGTGCAGTGTAACAGTGGAAAACTGGTGTGTATCCTTTGGTTATAACTGAGGGATGGTTAAGTACCATTATCTGTGCAGTGAATGATTTAGCAACAGTCGGCGGGTTATCTACCGGGCCAGCAACATCTCCTCTCCGGATATCGTTTTTAGCTATTCCACGTACGTTAACACCGATATTATCACCAGGGAGAGCCTGACTAAGAGTTTCATGGTGCATCTCAATGGTTTTAGCTTCACCTATAACACCACTAGGTTTCATACTTGGTTTGAAAATGAGTTGCATACCTGGTTTCAAAATACCACATTCTACTTTACCAACAGGGACTGTACCAACACCCTTTATCGTGTATACATCCTGAATTGGCCATCTCAGTGGTAGCTGTGTTGGTTTCTCAGGAACAGTAAACTTATCGATAGCCTGCAAAATTGTGTCTCCCTTCCACCAGGTAAGTTTACCCCTGTCCTTTATGTTATCTCCAACCCACGCTGAAACAGGAACGTATTGTAATTGCTCATCCTTATAACCAACGCTCTTAGCAAGCTTGTCTACATCAGATTTCACCTGTTCGTATCGCTTTTGATCATAAGGTGGTGTAGTTGCATCCATCTGGTTTATTGCTATAATCATCTGTTTAACACCGAGTGTCCTAGCAAGGAACATGTGTTCTCTAGTCTGAGCCATTACACCATGCTGTGCAGCAACAACAAGTATTGCAGCATCAGCCTGGGATGTACCAGTAATCATGTTTTTAACGAAGTCTCGGTGACCAGGGGCATCGATGATTGTGATATAGTATTTATCTGTATCAAATCTCTTATGGGCAACATCTATTGTTAACCCACGTTCTCGCTCTTCTTTAAGCTGATCAAATACCCATGCAAGAACGAAACTTTCTTTTCCTTTTGCTTTAGCCTCTTCCCTGAACTTCTCTATCATATGAGCAGGGAACTGACCTGTATCAAGTAATATTCTTCCGACTAATGTTGATTTTCCATGATCAACATGACCAATAACTACCAAGTTAAGGTGTGGTTTAGTTGCCATAATATTTTTACCTCCTTTTTAGTCAAATTCAAATTCAGTATATAGGTTTTTTCATATATTTTATTTTTTATTTCTTAAATTTTTGATAGCGTATAAACTTCCCATTTATAAGATTTATCATGATAACAAGCAGTTTTATAAGATGTAATGTGATGGGCTCGTTGAGATTCGAACTCAAGACCTCCGCCGTGTCAAGGCGACGTCATAACCAACTAGACCACGAGCCCGAGTTAAAGAGCTGAAATGGCTTTATTGTTTTTCTAATTTACTGAAAAAAAAATTAGAAAACAGGATATACATATACATGTACATATTTACCTAATAAAAAGATACATAAACTATCTATCAATTATTGTTTTTAAAGAGTTTAAGGGTTGGGATAAAAAAATGGATAAAAACGTTAAACTAAAAAACTTTTTTAACACTGATTTTATAAAAAACAATGATAACGAAGAAGTCGATGATTTTACGTTTAGTATGTGGAAATCAGAGCTCCAAAGAGAATTAAGGTCTTTT
Coding sequences within:
- the rpsJ gene encoding 30S ribosomal protein S10, with translation MAQKARISLVSTDAKKLEEVCNQIKMIAERTGVALSGPVPLPTKHLKVPCRKSPDGEGTETWDHWEMRIHKRLIDLDASDRALRQLMRIQVPDGVNIEIVLRS
- the tuf gene encoding translation elongation factor EF-1 subunit alpha, which codes for MMATKPHLNLVVIGHVDHGKSTLVGRILLDTGQFPAHMIEKFREEAKAKGKESFVLAWVFDQLKEERERGLTIDVAHKRFDTDKYYITIIDAPGHRDFVKNMITGTSQADAAILVVAAQHGVMAQTREHMFLARTLGVKQMIIAINQMDATTPPYDQKRYEQVKSDVDKLAKSVGYKDEQLQYVPVSAWVGDNIKDRGKLTWWKGDTILQAIDKFTVPEKPTQLPLRWPIQDVYTIKGVGTVPVGKVECGILKPGMQLIFKPSMKPSGVIGEAKTIEMHHETLSQALPGDNIGVNVRGIAKNDIRRGDVAGPVDNPPTVAKSFTAQIMVLNHPSVITKGYTPVFHCYTAQVACRIEEIQKKLDPKTGQVKEENPDFIKTGDAAIVKVVPTRPMVIEPSKKIPQLGRFAIRDMGQTVAAGICIDVEEAK